A single region of the Ignavibacteriota bacterium genome encodes:
- a CDS encoding (2Fe-2S)-binding protein, which yields MPVLTLVNEGKSIEVPEGENLRQVLLKNGISPYKGIEKALNCFGNGFCGTCRVEIVDGKNAPALSPQDELMLAGLMPFYARKVGKHVRLSCQTKITKDLEIKTYPPVEMDKQLTKERLTLTAIWSLFGGVFLFVVVRLLIEIATGR from the coding sequence ATGCCCGTACTCACGTTAGTCAACGAAGGAAAATCAATCGAAGTACCAGAAGGTGAAAACCTTCGTCAAGTACTTTTGAAAAACGGAATCTCACCGTACAAGGGAATCGAGAAAGCCCTTAACTGCTTCGGCAATGGCTTTTGCGGAACATGCCGAGTGGAAATTGTTGACGGAAAAAATGCGCCCGCACTCTCCCCTCAAGATGAATTAATGCTTGCCGGTTTAATGCCGTTTTATGCACGTAAAGTCGGAAAACATGTACGCCTCTCCTGTCAAACTAAAATCACAAAAGATTTAGAAATCAAAACCTATCCGCCAGTCGAAATGGATAAACAACTGACAAAAGAACGCTTAACACTGACTGCAATTTGGTCGCTGTTCGGTGGTGTGTTTTTGTTTGTTGTCGTTCGATTATTGATTGAGATAGCTACGGGTAGATAA
- a CDS encoding bifunctional metallophosphatase/5'-nucleotidase, which produces MTKNVTLVSSLILLINLVACAQPKSLTILHTNDIHSNFVSHEAAWVRSEPKPFVGGMNELEYMIDSMRKARTSEVLLLDAGDDMTGNPISEIEHKKAFGGGFIEMMNKLNYDAWTPGNHDLDISQSNLQELIAIAKHPAVSANLVDEEGNFPMNLKPFTIVEKNGVRIGIIGIMTPELFHVTNTNNLKGLKLLSPTEVVQKYIDSLDEQTDLLIALTHQGVDEDSVLAMGTHGLDVIIGGHSHTRLRTPKYINNVIIGQTGSNCENLGVIDLQIENDKVISYNGQLVQLWAHEKLPDTELSNLVNEFKTKIDKEYGIVLGTLDTDWKRSPGETAIGFFVADAIRLGGNADVGIINSSGIRKDMLKGDVTRLDLFEVGPFRNYVCTFSMTGKELRSMIQNHVEKLASKQSSNQFAGVNCSYKKLENGVEIQSISVGGKELDDSETYTCATTDFVINQADKYLGFVPPSNNCTMITMSQAMENKARNEKVLKTPEPQFKLISEF; this is translated from the coding sequence ATGACAAAAAACGTAACCCTTGTTTCATCATTAATCCTCTTAATAAATCTTGTTGCCTGCGCTCAGCCCAAGTCGTTGACGATTTTGCATACGAACGATATTCACTCCAATTTTGTATCGCATGAAGCGGCGTGGGTAAGAAGCGAACCGAAACCGTTCGTCGGAGGTATGAACGAGTTGGAGTATATGATTGATAGTATGCGCAAGGCACGAACAAGCGAAGTGCTTCTGTTGGATGCGGGTGACGATATGACCGGCAACCCGATTTCTGAAATCGAACATAAGAAAGCATTCGGCGGCGGATTTATCGAAATGATGAACAAATTAAATTACGATGCGTGGACTCCCGGCAACCACGACCTCGACATCTCACAAAGTAATTTGCAGGAACTGATTGCGATTGCAAAACATCCGGCAGTCAGTGCAAACCTTGTTGATGAAGAGGGAAACTTTCCGATGAATCTGAAACCGTTCACTATTGTGGAAAAGAATGGCGTACGAATCGGCATCATCGGAATTATGACGCCTGAATTATTTCACGTCACGAACACGAATAATCTCAAAGGATTAAAACTCCTCTCGCCGACCGAAGTCGTTCAAAAATATATTGATTCACTTGATGAGCAAACGGACCTGCTCATCGCTCTCACGCATCAGGGAGTTGATGAAGATTCGGTACTTGCGATGGGAACTCACGGGCTTGATGTTATCATCGGTGGACACAGCCATACACGATTACGAACGCCAAAGTACATCAACAACGTAATCATCGGACAGACCGGTTCTAACTGCGAAAACCTCGGTGTGATTGACCTGCAAATCGAAAATGACAAAGTAATATCATACAACGGACAACTTGTACAACTTTGGGCGCATGAAAAATTGCCGGACACAGAGTTGTCAAACCTCGTGAATGAATTCAAAACAAAAATTGACAAAGAGTATGGAATAGTTCTCGGCACACTTGATACTGATTGGAAACGTTCACCCGGAGAAACGGCAATCGGCTTTTTCGTTGCTGATGCGATTCGTCTCGGCGGCAACGCGGATGTCGGAATCATCAACAGCAGTGGTATCAGAAAAGATATGTTAAAAGGAGATGTCACCCGGTTGGATTTATTTGAAGTCGGTCCGTTCCGTAATTATGTATGCACGTTTTCCATGACGGGAAAAGAACTTCGCTCCATGATTCAGAATCATGTAGAAAAACTTGCGTCCAAACAATCGAGCAACCAGTTTGCGGGAGTGAATTGTTCCTACAAGAAACTTGAGAACGGAGTCGAGATTCAATCAATCTCTGTCGGAGGAAAAGAACTTGACGACTCGGAAACGTACACTTGTGCAACAACCGATTTTGTCATCAACCAAGCGGACAAATATTTAGGATTTGTTCCGCCATCAAATAATTGTACGATGATCACAATGTCGCAAGCAATGGAAAATAAAGCACGGAATGAAAAAGTATTGAAAACACCGGAACCACAGTTCAAACTGATTTCTGAATTCTGA
- a CDS encoding DUF4287 domain-containing protein, whose protein sequence is MKNRNPVTSFKSTHSEKSLFMEETLIKNLQEKTGKTLEEWISIVKESAIEKHKEIVEFIKTKHGLSFAFANLIALKAQSSDSDSNENSADKIKTQSKGKLKSESSGFRASIRQVKTG, encoded by the coding sequence ATGAAAAATCGTAACCCAGTGACAAGTTTCAAATCAACTCATTCCGAGAAATCACTTTTTATGGAAGAGACGCTGATAAAAAATCTTCAGGAAAAAACCGGTAAAACTCTTGAGGAGTGGATTTCGATTGTGAAAGAATCAGCGATTGAGAAGCATAAGGAAATTGTAGAGTTTATCAAAACCAAACACGGATTATCATTTGCTTTTGCTAACCTCATTGCTCTCAAAGCCCAAAGCTCCGATTCAGACTCAAACGAGAATTCTGCGGATAAAATCAAAACTCAATCCAAAGGAAAACTCAAATCGGAATCAAGTGGTTTTCGAGCATCAATCAGACAAGTAAAAACCGGTTAA
- a CDS encoding triose-phosphate isomerase, whose protein sequence is MRKKLIAGNWKMNKDIHETATLVDALKSQLLNYSTTQLLDVLICPPFTSLVIASTLVKDSQIKLGAQNMSQHEEGAYTGEVSAKMLKSVGCEYVILGHSERRQYFKETNELINAKAKQALKHGLTPILCVGETLEEREAGVTEDIIKTQVKGVLQELTSEQVENVVIAYEPVWAIGTGKTATTEQANQVHKFIRKLVGQLYSWTVAGKLLIQYGGSMNDKNAAELLSQSDIDGGLIGGASLKADAFTTIVKAGMEVGKN, encoded by the coding sequence ATGAGAAAAAAACTTATCGCCGGCAACTGGAAAATGAACAAAGACATCCACGAAACAGCAACACTTGTGGATGCTTTGAAATCTCAACTACTCAACTACTCAACTACTCAACTACTTGACGTACTCATCTGTCCCCCGTTCACCTCACTCGTCATTGCATCAACGTTGGTGAAAGACTCGCAGATAAAACTTGGAGCGCAGAATATGTCTCAACATGAAGAAGGCGCGTACACGGGGGAAGTATCAGCGAAAATGTTGAAGTCGGTAGGATGTGAATACGTTATTCTCGGACATTCGGAACGACGACAATATTTCAAAGAGACGAATGAACTCATCAATGCGAAAGCAAAGCAAGCATTGAAACATGGACTTACTCCGATTCTTTGTGTCGGCGAAACGTTAGAAGAACGTGAGGCAGGCGTGACTGAAGACATAATCAAAACACAAGTGAAGGGTGTCTTGCAGGAACTGACTTCAGAGCAGGTTGAAAATGTTGTAATTGCCTATGAACCTGTTTGGGCAATCGGAACCGGAAAGACAGCAACAACCGAGCAGGCAAATCAGGTTCATAAATTTATCAGAAAGTTAGTCGGTCAACTCTACTCATGGACTGTAGCCGGGAAACTACTCATTCAATATGGCGGAAGTATGAATGATAAAAATGCTGCTGAGTTACTTTCTCAGTCAGATATTGATGGCGGGTTGATTGGCGGAGCGAGTTTGAAGGCGGATGCGTTTACTACCATTGTGAAGGCAGGAATGGAAGTGGGGAAGAATTAA
- a CDS encoding four helix bundle protein, with product MHKLKDLKVYQKALKFTKVVRTVTKKFPKDELFVLTAQFKRAGDSIALNISEGAGNSSNKEFARFLDYSIRSGFECIGCADIALENEFINQSDYENVISTVNEIIAMLDGLKKSLIR from the coding sequence ATGCACAAACTAAAAGATTTAAAAGTTTATCAGAAGGCACTTAAATTTACAAAAGTAGTTCGAACAGTAACAAAGAAATTTCCTAAAGACGAACTATTTGTATTGACCGCACAATTCAAACGTGCAGGAGATTCCATAGCATTGAATATTTCTGAGGGAGCGGGAAACTCATCTAACAAAGAATTTGCAAGATTTCTTGATTACTCAATCCGTTCGGGATTTGAATGTATCGGTTGTGCAGATATCGCGCTGGAAAATGAATTTATTAATCAGTCAGATTATGAAAACGTAATTTCCACTGTCAATGAAATTATTGCGATGCTTGATGGTTTGAAGAAAAGTTTAATCCGATAA